In the Telopea speciosissima isolate NSW1024214 ecotype Mountain lineage chromosome 6, Tspe_v1, whole genome shotgun sequence genome, CATTTAAAACCTgccaaataaaaacaaaaagtgaTTTTGGAAGGCATCAACATATTCCATAGCCATTTGGCATAGGGAGCTAAAGGGTAAAGATTTCGAATTATATTCCAGGCTTAtttgatagaaaaaaaattccattagaGGCCGAAGTCCAAACTAACATGTCTTCCCTATCTGAGATTCTCACACTACTATTGATAATTCTTTCACGTATAGAGAGAGTCATTATCAATCATATTTATCACTGCCTAGTCCCATAAGCCATCTTCATGGAGCACGTCCTTAATTCGAATATCAACCCCAACATTTATCTCACCATCCATGTAATGTATTAGAGGAAGGAACTTCTCCACTCCTATCATCCAGCCACAACAGAACATTACCATGCCCAATCATCCATTTAGACTTTGATAAGATGATCGATGTCTTTAAGGCCAATCGAATTCCTCTAAGTTTTAGAACCAACTCTATTTGGTTGGGCAAAAATAATGTGACCATCCTTAAAGATCTTGGCCTTAAAAAATGAGCTCCAAAGAGAGAACTCAGATATAACTCACCGGGCATAGGCCTTTGCGTCTCATGGAGAGATTGAATTTCTCTGGAGTTCTAATACCCAAACCACCCTCCCACATTGGCCTACATATTTTTTGCCAAACCACCCTCTTCAAAAAACATAGACTTTAAGCCTACTCGAGAGAAGATGGGAATTATCATCTACAGTAACAAAATGTGAGAATTACCTTAGTAAATCCGGATGGATCAGGAATGTTTGGCTCAGTAGagaatcatcaccaaaataCTTCACCGCTTCTACATTAACACCATTAATTAGCTCCCAACAACTCACTCACCCTGACTATTTACCAGCTTCTCTAGCTATATATACCACATCTTTTCCGCTTAACATTAACAACAGTATAGAAGAATTTGtgtttctctccctttcttgaAGCCATTTGATCCTagacttttctttccataaaattCCCTCCTGATATAGGATTTGTTGTAGATGGTCATGAGCTAGACGAAGTTGGTTAAAAGAACTCTCAATGGAATCCGGCCAAGTCGATCATACGCTGCTTCTGCACGGTTGACATTATCCTcgatatttttaaaattttgatcaaTGTTTCCAAATATCTCCTTATTCCAAGTCTTGAGACGAACCCATAAATATTTCAACtttaagaataaaacataaaGCGGAGTACCCACAAAAGTAGTAGACCAGGTGTCAGTCACAAAAGCTTTAAACTACGGGTGGGAGATCCACATTTATTGGAActtaaaagaagatgatggataTTCTAGAAGTGGATATATGCAGCAAATTTCAACTAAACAGGTGAGTGATCCAAACAAGTTTTATTcagatggagaaccctggaaATTTGGAACATATATAGAAGACCAAAGATGATTACAGAAGACCCTATCTAGCCTAGCTTTCACCTTACAAGACAATGTAACGAATTGAGTGTGAACCTCCAACACCTCCACCTCTAAATGGTCCTTCAATTCTAGAAAACCCAAATCCTATtccctccatcatcaccattgAACGAACATTGATGCATACCAATTAATCCTCCTCATAATTGAAGGTGCCTTGTTGAAGACAATTTTTGGTTCTAATATAGCCACCAAGTCTATATATATTGGACATCTTACAATAGACTTCAAACGCCATAACAGTAGTCTTATTCCCCATACCATGGATGTTCCAAAAGAGAAAATTCATGGTAAGCATATATAAGAGTGTGGATTTATTAGCCGGGTCCATAGACCTCGTGATACGCCTTTGCACATTAACAGTCTCGGTGGGGGTGGCCTCTTACCATCATCACTAGTATCCCCTTGCCAGTAGGACAGGGTCCTAGCTAGGGTCTCACATCTATTTTTTGTCGATGGCTGCATgcttttttttccaaataagcttggGTAGTTAGAGTGCAATTAAGTTATGACTATCCTTGATCAATACCACTCTATCTTCGGTCAAACTATTAACTATAGTAAATCAAGTGTCGTTTTTAGTCCCCATACTCTTCATATTAGAATCCTAGCCTTAGGGAATACGGGATCTCATGAGGTTCAGGATCATGAGAAATATATAGGGCTTCTTACTATTTTTAGTCATTCGAAGAGAACTTCTTTTCAAAGTATCATTGACACTGTTCAATCCAAGCTTTCTAGGTGGATGGAAATTAATTTTTCTATCAGCAGCAGGTAAGGATCTCCTAATTAAATATATGCTCTCCTCGATACCCAACTTCCAACGTCCATGTTCGTTCTCCCTTTAAACGTCTTTATGCTTCTTGACATATAAGCTTATGAGTGAACAGATGAGTAAAGATCTCGATCATGTCAGATGCATTAAAAGTGATGATGGTAGAGCCCTAGTAAGGAATGAGGACATCGAGGAGTGATGAAATGGTTATTTCTATAGCCTACTTAATGAAACCAATCCTGGATATAATGGAGTGGAAGAAGGTTCCTCATATCATGACACATGTTGGAGGAATATACGTAAAATTAGGGCTTTTGAAGTTATAGAAGCACTAAATAAGATGAAAATAGCCAAGTGTTTAGGCCCATATGGGATCTCGATATAAGTATGGAAGAGCTTAGGGATATGTGGCTTATCTTGGTTAACCAAGCTGTACTTTAATAATATTGTGTGCACCGAGAGAATTCTAGATGAACGGAGGAGAAGCTTTGTAGCCCTGATTTActaaaataaaggtgatatccaaagttgCAACTATagggcataaaactaatgagtcatactatgaaattatgggagagggttattgaaacacGCATAAGAAAAGAAACCACTATTTCAGATaatcaatttgattttatgtCTAGAAGATCCACTACAAAAGCTATCTACTAAATAAGGAGACTAATGGAAAAATTTAGAGAgagtaagaaggatctccatatggtctttattgaccttgAAAAACTTAATCATGCCAGCCTGAGCAATCAGTTAAGGGTCCATGTCCTCATCTAGGACGCTCTCGCTTTCTAGGCAACTTAGGCCTCTTAGGATGGCGGCATGGCAATGGTCCTCAACATAAGAGTGTATGTCCTTAATGAGAGCAGGTTTGGTCCAAGTCttattccaaaataccctaaaaTTACTTTCCATTCATATGTTGGCAATAGAGCAGCAGAAGGCAACCTTGGCAATCCCACCAATACATCCACCCTTAATAGGATTTCCCCACCCATTGGGATTTCAAAATAACTCTCCTAGCTCCCTGGTCTCCTAGAGGAGAAAAAAGGTCCAAGATATCTCCCCAAATAAGGGAGGTAAAAGGACACCTGAAGAAAAGATGATCTCTACTCTCAAACCCCACCCAGCAAAAGTAACAAAATGGAGGAACCTGTAGGGCACACCTATGAAGCTGGTCTAATATGGGGAGAGCATCAACCAAATATCTCCATTCCGTAACCGACTGACGAGGAATAAAGTTTTGAAACCAAATAGAATCCGCCCACATCACCTTGGGTGTTGGCACCTGATGTTATCCCAAGCCAACCTGATAAAGAAGATATCAGACTTGCTACCCTTCTTACAAATGGGAACTGACAACTCCCCCTCAATCTCCCAATGCAAAAGTGGGATTTTTTTTAGCTAGCGGACGTGGATAAGTCCGATGACTCAACAGCAATGCGAAAGGCTACTTGAAAGCTCAAAATCGAAAGGGAGGAATTCGATCTGCCGCTTCTCTTCCTTCCTGCTCTGCCTGTGCTTTCCTAGTCCATCTCCATCACTCATAGGCAGTAAAAGCCCATCCAACTGCGTTTTCCAATTTGAAAGGCCTCTTTTCATGCCTATACTCGAGTTACAGGGTCTTCTCAATGTTTGATCTTTCCCTTCGAAGCGGGTCACCCCTCAATATTGTTTAATCGCCCCTCTTTCTCGTTGGTGGCCGGAGTGACACTCTCACTATCGAACTAAACATTGACCTATTTATTTTAGGGTACTCAACCAATCCCACACCTGGCAAAGGTCCATTGGGGAAGCTGGACTAGGGCTCCATCCATTTCCGTCCTAGATCAACTGATCCAGCACAAGTGAATCTATTTGAACCTAAATCGCAGCAAATGTGATTCCCATATCTAAGAATCAAAATGCCATCAAGATACCAAGGATCGAACCACAACTTAGTAGATAGGCCTATCTCCGATGAAATGATGGATAAATGGCGCTACAGGATCACGATATTTGATGATCTTCCTCCACACCCAGAAACAGTTTTGGGTGGTCTTCAATTCACTGTCCATGTCCAGATTGTTTCCTTCCTCAAATATCTGTGGTGGACCCACATAAGCCCACAAAGATTCCTTTCAAGAAGCCATATATTCACCAAATTTGTTTCAAAATATCTGTTATATTCACGTCTTTATCCGCTAATTCCCAATCACCCCTCCCCCTTGGGCCTGAAAATAGACTCTTAGGGAATGTAGTGGATTTTCTCTCTGTGTTCGGACCGGACCACAGAAAGTTGAAGAATATCGACTCGAGCATCCATTCACGATTTTTTAGctaataaaaattttcattgttgacaaaaaattttaaataaaaaaaaaaaaaaaaaaatcatgctTCTACATCATTCTCGTTCCATCCATGTTTAGTTCCTTGTCATGAGACTGTGACCAGACACGGAATTGGCCAAAACAGTGGGACCGCACCCAAGTTGGTACTTGTACAATTTGCTCCTTTTGTTTTCGTTTattgttttgatgtttttttccccctccgTTTCTACACCGTTAcacagattttttaaaaaacaaaagctaCTTCCTCTATTTCCATCTGCCCCTTCTTTTATTTGTGTCCTACACACAATAAAGTGTGCAACGATCGTTTTATTTCTATTCGAGTAAGGTGCTCGAGCAGGAATAAAGCGGTCTTTTGCACACCCCCGTTGTATGTAGGgtgtatagaatttttatcctctcaattacactgtccgTACTTGATGTCAAATACATCTAATAGAAAAGACAGAAATAATTATCCTACCCCTTACATGAGGTGGGATCCATTTTCTTCTGTTAGATGTACTGGATGTCAAGTACAAACAGTGTAATTAAACAGATAAAGATTCAGGCACACACGAAAATAGGGGCTAGCGGAggtttttcttcaaatttttttggggtattAAAAAAAGgtacttcttcaattctttgcTTCTGCGAGACGGGAGTTGAGTTAAGCTTTAGATGTGGTTCGTATCCTTCTCAGAAGGTTTCTGTACATAAAGTATTAAAGAAACCCATGGTGCGAGACAAAAAGACAAAAACGTCTTTTTTGTATTGATGGCACAAGTACTAACTATATACTATTTCccatgagtgagagagagagagagagagagagagagagagagaatccttTTTCACTACTGCTGACATCTAGAAAGAACTAAAGAAACCTTTTGGGCTGAAGATCGATCTCTAGTTTCTTGGATCTAATTGCCTTGAATCCTTAACagataataataattaataataccAGAAAGAACGTCAACAAAAGTGGGCTGCTCCCCGAATAGTTTTCTTGAAAATGGTTTGGCATGCGAATTGATGTGAGCATGTGGATTGCCTACCTACATTAATGCCATATTTGGATTGGAAGAttctctgagagagagagagagagagattagtaTGTTAAAATGAAAAGTCCAATTGTTATTTATCTTCCCATGAGAATTGATATGGTGGTATGTGGATTGCTTCTACTGTCATTTTCTTAATTGACTATGATACCCAATATGTACAGAAATTTAGGATAAGGATCTTCAGACTTCAaaatctagagagagagagagagagagagagagagagagcgagattGATAGAGAGCGATTGATTTTAAGCTAAAAAGATTATAAATTTATTAGCTTGTCATTAGTGTAAGTATAGGTAACTTAAgtaaaaactgaaattaacaATTGGAGTTCCAATATTGTTCCCCTGGAGCAGAGAAAAATAAGGTAAGTTCCAATAAGGTTATTCAGTCCATGACTATTTGGGTTTAGAAGGTAAAACCAGTTCCAGCAAAAGAAGTCCTCTTAACGAATCTTCCTTTCATTCTTGGTCTCTTCTCTGCGTTAAGTTTCCTCACCTCGTACCTTATCTTCTTCGAGAACAATCTCGTCCTGCGCTTCTCTCTATATCTcgaaaccctagcttgtcttcCTCCATCACCCATTGCCACgtgtcctcctcctcctcctcctcctcctcttacCATATCCCCCCCATATGGAatatgattatgatgatgatgatgatgatgatgaagatgaacatCCATCGAACTCGAATTCtgaaaaaattaatgaaaattttcacttcactTAACCATTTGATTTGTTTGAAGACATTAAGAAGAGTTTTATTAGCCTTATCGGATCTTACCGGGCAGTCGGGCCAGTAATCGTCCAGGTTGAGTTGGGGCCGGTCTCCGGTAGTCCAGGGTGAACCCTGGCCCTGGCCTACCCACACAGCGATGACCGCCTCGTAATCCAGCTTTAAATTATATCCACCGTTGATCTTCATCATCATGGCCGAACCTCCACTACAACCATCTGCTGCTGCACCACCACCaaatttctcctcttcttcctcctcaccGGTTGTTTGCGAATCATAATCGAAGTTCAAGTCCAGTGTCTCTCTCCCCATCTCAATGTCTGGATCCACGTGGCACCCAATAACAGTGTCCACGTCATctccgtcttcttcttcttcctcaacctTCACCATGGTAGTATCCatgtttctttcttcctctttagcACTCAATAGTCCCAACCCTTCCATGCAAAACGAGTTCTCGTCAAGTCCTCGACCTAATAAACTCTCCACGTCAGCTGCGAATTCGGCAAGATCCATATCTGACGGTAGAAACTCAGGTAAGTTATCCATAGCAACAGGAAACGAAGCCTTAGATTCGTTTTCTACGGCAGAAACTGTGCAGGAAGTAGTGGTAGCTGGTGCTGCTGCTTCACTGGATGCTGTAGAGGTGCAGAGCTCAGCAACAAAAGGGTCAAAGACGGGGACACGATAGAGAAGCTGCTCTTCGTTCTCGTCCGGTGAAGCTTCATCACTACCCATCTCAGGAACTAGAGGAAGAGGGTTTAAAGGAATGGATTCTTCGGTTTTGGGTGGTTTCATAGTTGATTTGGCATTTCGAGGAGTTCGAGCCTTGCGGGTGAAACCCTGATGCCATGAAGGGAGAGAATTTTGGAATGAAGAAGAATTGTCATCTTCATTGGGAGGCCTTAGTGATGCAGTTTTTAGTCGAACCCTTTCATGGCGACGAGCTAAAGAGTTGGCAGAATGGACTGAAGCATCGCAGCCTTGGCAGAGGAAGGCATCGTCGGCTGCGCAGTACCAACGGGCGCGTTTACGCACGCAACTGTCGCAGGCTCGGGCGGTCTTGCCGCCTATAGCACTGGCTACTTTCCGATCGGAGCTCATTGGTTGAGGAATTTTGGAGCAGAGAAAGGAAAGGTTGATtggaaaccaaaccaaaccaaacccagCTCTTATTTAGAGGGTGCAATATTGCAAAGCCTGCAATTATTGTTTTAAGAAGAATGAATGAAGAATGAACAAGGAGAGGTGCTTTTGCTCTCAAActagtctctttctctctttctctctcccttccatGCGCTTTTTGGGAGTTTTCTGATTTCTACTGAGAAGGATTGCGCTTTGGGGGCCCACTTTTAGGCCTTATCTCGTCGTTCATTGGCTGAACTTCTAATGTCCATCTAATCCCTCTCTTCCCATTGGCTACCTGTCTAATGAAGGGATTTCTTGTGGAACCACATACAAATTGAGAATGGGTCCGTCTCCCTCTCTTTGTCTCATcctttcactctctctctctctctgtgaaacGGATGAGACCCATTTGTGGATTTTGTCTCTACCTTTCAATTATTCCTGTTTAAACCTTCGGTTTGTGCTGCGGTCCCCCACCCCCCTCTCcaaatctatctctctctctcgtttctgagactttcttctcctctctgtCTTGTTAGTTTACTTATTTTTCTGTAGACACATAAGTGGATGGAAATCAGAAAGTACAGCCATGCATGATGTGTATAAATTTGGGGGTTAAAAAGGGAGACCAGCATCAAATGGAAATTTAAGAAGATAAGGATTGTGTTTTTACTTAGACTATCTCTTTCTGTATATGGATCTGGATATTTTTAATAATGTAGAATCTCTGTATACGAGATCTCATGGGATAATAATCGATTGGTCGACACGTTAGCAACCCTTGCTTCCATGGTTGAAGGGAAATTTATTCACTTAAGTGCAATGTACTATCCAATGCACCCACGTGGTACATCTGACGGTGCACCACACTGAAGAGTGATGGATCTAGCGCATCAGACGGTGCACCACATTTAAAAGAATAAAGATCCATCACTTTTAAGTGTGGTGCACCGTCAGATGCACCACGTGGGTGCACTAGGCAGTGCACCATATTTGAGAGGATGAAATCCATAGTCAAAGCTAGGCCACGCCGGTTCAAAGGTACTATCTTTTAGGATCAACAAATTAAGACATTAACCAGCATAACTGAGCACCCATTAATGCCTTAACAGAAGATAGACGACAATGGTAAGAAATATTGTAGATTTTATTTAAGAAAGCAAAGACCCATCAGTGAGAACATCATCTATCGTCATGGCTTACCACAAGAGCTACTATCAAATCAAGATTCGCATTTTAAGAGACAAGGGTATTATGTGATAAGTTTAATATCCAGAGATATATCCTCATCATACagaccacagactaatgggGGAGTTGAAgcaaccaataaaaatataaagagaATTCTACAAAAGATGGCTAACACAAATTCACATTGGCCAATAAGTTGCCTTATTCAATTTGTGCATAccataccttgatctacacctcGACTCTGGCAACACTATACTTGTTGGTGTATGGTATTGAAACAATACTTCTAGCAAAGCTGAAATTCTTTCCTTGAGAGTTCTCATGGATTGTCAACTACTAAAAACCGAATGGCTTCAATCCAGATATGAAGAACTCAACCTCATAGATGAGACGTGCACGTGCATAATGGATAGTATatagaaatatcagcaaagagtGGCCCTTGCCTTCAACAAAAGGATCATACCTCGCCAACTACAAGATGGTGATCTAGTCCTACAGAGCAAAGGGTCTCATATATGATCCACAAGGGAAGTTCACACCAAACTAGAGTGGTCCCTTTGTTGTAGTAGAAATACTTCCTGGAAAAACCGTCAAGCTAGTGGATTCAGATGTGATCAAAATACCATATTTAACTAATATGGATCAGTTGAAGAAATATGATATTCTCAGGTACACACTAAGAGGGTTTGAATCACTGTTCTATAAATTTTCTCCCAGAGGCTGTCAACTCAAACCCACTACATACACTGAACTGTCACCATATCAAATACATGTGCACACCACCGATTGGAGCACTCCAATTTTATCGTCTACACCTCGCATGCACCCTTGCCTTCAACCAAGAGAGGTCAAGCCTATCAAGCTTTGCATGCCCATCCTGCAAAATAGAATACACTCCAATGCACAAATAGCAACCAACACTCAAAATATTATGTGGTTTGGCAGTGTGCCTACATCCATGGGGTAATGTCCAACTCTGAGCTTCGTATTTTACCCGATACACTCCACTTACAATTCAACTGCTCCAACAATCCAAGAGCCCCTACTTTTGTATCTAAAAGTGCCATAACATGGTCTAGGACAACAACTCCCTTACAATAGTACCAACTATGTAACTAGGTAATTTAACTACTTCTTGAGCACAAACTCAACAACCCTTataatgaataaaataaataccAAAATTGCAATCCCAACCCAAACTACATGTAACTAATACATCTCATCACAATTAACTCATACTATTTACAAACACAAAGGGATTGGGTTTAGAAATCATCAAAGTGGTCTAGCCTCTTGTAGCACTCCACCATGCTCTAAAGAATCCAAAAAATGCACATAATGTGATTCGCCGTGATCTGGAGTCCCACAATGTCTAGAGCataaaaaatcaccaaaaatacACTTTCAAGAACCATCATATTTCCACACTCACTTTCAATGAATTCCTCTcattttttatgaaatttttgCAACTTGAATCACCAAAATGGACTTAAAATGGCCAAGATATGGCTATTTAAAGTATGGGAACATTTTGGTGATTTCAATTTCACAGattaaaaatgccaaaaaagaAAGCATTCACGCCCCTCCCATATCTTGCATCTATAGTCTTTTTACCCTGGtggatctctctctcatttAATAAAAGTCTGGAATCTTGGATTACTAATTCTGGCAGCAACATGCTATTGGGTGGTGGTCCCGCTTATGGGGTCAAATCAATACGTTCTAAGAAGAAATATTTGAATATCAATCTCATCAAGATCATCGATTTCATAAGTATCATACCAAATCCCATCAATCGAATCACTTTTTTGAGAAATACGAGACATCTAAGTCGTACTTTTTTCGTGATAATAGGGACTTCATGAGGGGCGGCATGATGTAGCTATGTGTCACAGATTCTTCAGCTGACGTAATAACTGTTAGATCTTGCATTAATTCACACATGGAACAATATTTATTGAATCTTCTCAAATCTGTCAGCGTAAAAATTGATGGTTTTGGC is a window encoding:
- the LOC122664018 gene encoding zinc finger protein CONSTANS-LIKE 16-like, translating into MSSDRKVASAIGGKTARACDSCVRKRARWYCAADDAFLCQGCDASVHSANSLARRHERVRLKTASLRPPNEDDNSSSFQNSLPSWHQGFTRKARTPRNAKSTMKPPKTEESIPLNPLPLVPEMGSDEASPDENEEQLLYRVPVFDPFVAELCTSTASSEAAAPATTTSCTVSAVENESKASFPVAMDNLPEFLPSDMDLAEFAADVESLLGRGLDENSFCMEGLGLLSAKEEERNMDTTMVKVEEEEEDGDDVDTVIGCHVDPDIEMGRETLDLNFDYDSQTTGEEEEEEKFGGGAAADGCSGGSAMMMKINGGYNLKLDYEAVIAVWVGQGQGSPWTTGDRPQLNLDDYWPDFQNSSSMDVHLHHHHHHHHNHIPYGGDMVRGGGGGGGGHVAMGDGGRQARVSRYREKRRTRLFSKKIRYEVRKLNAEKRPRMKGRFVKRTSFAGTGFTF